The following proteins come from a genomic window of Acinonyx jubatus isolate Ajub_Pintada_27869175 chromosome C1, VMU_Ajub_asm_v1.0, whole genome shotgun sequence:
- the ZNF697 gene encoding zinc finger protein 697 isoform X1: protein MEEEDKQGVCEAQDSEDEGMGSDFENSEDRERDPEETGMGSNPQDALKRQDHPEPKMGSNPQDAALGRDPEERELVSDICPEGLLSEEEGAALREEEDYPSGVAEMAMFPGLSESDSISRSPREEEEEEESAGENPLDEEEQPPPPMLPWRRHLSLGSRHRSDKPAHRRFRRLHHPMAMDLGELDSLMASIMDAPTICPDCGESFSPGAAFLQHQRIHRLAEAAAAASLEPFGFAGECGAVVGMVGVGVAGGFGAGPALARPPREKPFRCGECGKGFSRNTYLTNHLRLHTGERPNLCADCGKSFSWRADLLKHRRLHTGEKPYPCPECGEAFSLSSHLLSHRRAHAAASGAGAAALRPFACGECGKGFVRRSHLANHQRIHTGEKPHGCGECGKRFSWRSDLVKHQRVHTGEKPYMCSECGETFSVSSHLFTHKRTHSGERPYVCRECGKGFGRNSHLVNHLRVHTGEKPFRCGQCEKRFSDFSTLTQHQRTHTGEKPYTCIECGKSFIQSSHLIRHRRIHTGNKPHKCAGCGKGFRYKTHLAQHQKLHLC, encoded by the exons ATGGAAGAAGAAGATAAACAGGGTGTGTGTGAAGCCCAGGACTCAGAAGACGAGGGGATGGGCTCTGATTTTGAGAACTCTGAAGACAGGGAACGGGACCCAGAAGAAACAGGAATGGGCTCTAATCCACAGGATGCACTCAAGAGACAAGACCACCCAGAGCCAAAGATGGGCTCCAACCCACAGGACGCAGCTCTAGGAAGGGACCCAGAGGAGAGGGAACTGGTGTCTGACATCTGCCCAG AGGGGCTGCTGAGTGAGGAAGAAGGGGCTGCTCTCCGCGAGGAAGAAGATTACCCATCTGGTGTAGCTGAGATGGCGATGTTCCCGGGACTGTCTGAATCGGACAGCATTTCCCGCAGCCCccgggaagaggaggaggaggaggagagcgcTGGGGAGAACCCGCTAGACGAAGAGGAGCAGCCGCCCCCTCCCATGCTTCCCTGGCGGCGGCACCTCTCCCTGGGGAGTCGGCACCGGAGCGACAAGCCTGCCCACCGCCGCTTCCGCCGGCTCCACCATCCCATGGCCATGGACCTCGGGGAGCTCGACAGCCTGATGGCCAGCATCATGGACGCGCCCACCATCTGCCCCGACTGCGGCGAGAGCTTCAGCCCCGGCGCCGCCTTCCTGCAGCACCAGCGCATCCACCGCCTGGCcgaggccgccgccgccgccagcctGGAGCCCTTCGGCTTCGCGGGCGAGTGCGGTGCGGTAGTGGGGATGGTGGGCGTGGGCGTGGCGGGGGGTTTTGGGGCGGGGCCCGCGCTGGCCCGGCCCCCGCGCGAGAAGCCCTTCCGCTGCGGGGAGTGCGGCAAGGGCTTCAGCCGCAACACCTACCTGACCAATCACCTGCGCCTGCACACGGGCGAGCGGCCCAACCTGTGCGCCGACTGCGGCAAGAGCTTCAGCTGGCGCGCCGACCTGCTCAAGCACCGGCGCCTgcacacgggcgagaagccctACCCCTGCCCCGAGTGCGGCGAGGCCTTCAGCCTCAGCTCGCACCTGCTGAGCCACCGGCGCGCGCACGCGGCGGCCAGCGGCGCGGGGGCGGCGGCGCTGCGGCCCTTCGCCTGCGGCGAGTGCGGCAAGGGCTTCGTGCGCCGCTCGCACCTGGCCAACCACCAGCGCAtccacacgggcgagaagccgCACGGCTGCGGCGAGTGCGGCAAGCGCTTCAGCTGGCGCTCGGACCTGGTGAAGCACCAGCGCGTgcacacgggcgagaagccctACATGTGCTCCGAATGCGGCGAGACCTTCAGCGTCAGCTCGCACCTCTTCACGCACAAGCGCACGCACTCGGGCGAGCGGCCCTACGTGTGCCGCGAGTGCGGCAAGGGCTTCGGGCGCAACTCGCACCTGGTGAACCACCTGCGCGTgcacacgggcgagaagccctTCCGCTGCGGCCAGTGCGAGAAGCGATTCAGCGACTTCTCGACGCTCACGCAGCACCAGCGCACgcacacgggcgagaagccctACACGTGCATCGAGTGCGGCAAGAGCTTCATCCAGAGCTCGCACCTGATCCGCCACCGCCGCATCCACACCGGCAACAAGCCGCACAAGTGTGCGGGCTGCGGCAAGGGCTTCCGCTACAAAACGCACCTCGCGCAACACCAGAAGCTACACCTGTGTTAG
- the ZNF697 gene encoding zinc finger protein 697 isoform X2 — protein sequence MAMFPGLSESDSISRSPREEEEEEESAGENPLDEEEQPPPPMLPWRRHLSLGSRHRSDKPAHRRFRRLHHPMAMDLGELDSLMASIMDAPTICPDCGESFSPGAAFLQHQRIHRLAEAAAAASLEPFGFAGECGAVVGMVGVGVAGGFGAGPALARPPREKPFRCGECGKGFSRNTYLTNHLRLHTGERPNLCADCGKSFSWRADLLKHRRLHTGEKPYPCPECGEAFSLSSHLLSHRRAHAAASGAGAAALRPFACGECGKGFVRRSHLANHQRIHTGEKPHGCGECGKRFSWRSDLVKHQRVHTGEKPYMCSECGETFSVSSHLFTHKRTHSGERPYVCRECGKGFGRNSHLVNHLRVHTGEKPFRCGQCEKRFSDFSTLTQHQRTHTGEKPYTCIECGKSFIQSSHLIRHRRIHTGNKPHKCAGCGKGFRYKTHLAQHQKLHLC from the coding sequence ATGGCGATGTTCCCGGGACTGTCTGAATCGGACAGCATTTCCCGCAGCCCccgggaagaggaggaggaggaggagagcgcTGGGGAGAACCCGCTAGACGAAGAGGAGCAGCCGCCCCCTCCCATGCTTCCCTGGCGGCGGCACCTCTCCCTGGGGAGTCGGCACCGGAGCGACAAGCCTGCCCACCGCCGCTTCCGCCGGCTCCACCATCCCATGGCCATGGACCTCGGGGAGCTCGACAGCCTGATGGCCAGCATCATGGACGCGCCCACCATCTGCCCCGACTGCGGCGAGAGCTTCAGCCCCGGCGCCGCCTTCCTGCAGCACCAGCGCATCCACCGCCTGGCcgaggccgccgccgccgccagcctGGAGCCCTTCGGCTTCGCGGGCGAGTGCGGTGCGGTAGTGGGGATGGTGGGCGTGGGCGTGGCGGGGGGTTTTGGGGCGGGGCCCGCGCTGGCCCGGCCCCCGCGCGAGAAGCCCTTCCGCTGCGGGGAGTGCGGCAAGGGCTTCAGCCGCAACACCTACCTGACCAATCACCTGCGCCTGCACACGGGCGAGCGGCCCAACCTGTGCGCCGACTGCGGCAAGAGCTTCAGCTGGCGCGCCGACCTGCTCAAGCACCGGCGCCTgcacacgggcgagaagccctACCCCTGCCCCGAGTGCGGCGAGGCCTTCAGCCTCAGCTCGCACCTGCTGAGCCACCGGCGCGCGCACGCGGCGGCCAGCGGCGCGGGGGCGGCGGCGCTGCGGCCCTTCGCCTGCGGCGAGTGCGGCAAGGGCTTCGTGCGCCGCTCGCACCTGGCCAACCACCAGCGCAtccacacgggcgagaagccgCACGGCTGCGGCGAGTGCGGCAAGCGCTTCAGCTGGCGCTCGGACCTGGTGAAGCACCAGCGCGTgcacacgggcgagaagccctACATGTGCTCCGAATGCGGCGAGACCTTCAGCGTCAGCTCGCACCTCTTCACGCACAAGCGCACGCACTCGGGCGAGCGGCCCTACGTGTGCCGCGAGTGCGGCAAGGGCTTCGGGCGCAACTCGCACCTGGTGAACCACCTGCGCGTgcacacgggcgagaagccctTCCGCTGCGGCCAGTGCGAGAAGCGATTCAGCGACTTCTCGACGCTCACGCAGCACCAGCGCACgcacacgggcgagaagccctACACGTGCATCGAGTGCGGCAAGAGCTTCATCCAGAGCTCGCACCTGATCCGCCACCGCCGCATCCACACCGGCAACAAGCCGCACAAGTGTGCGGGCTGCGGCAAGGGCTTCCGCTACAAAACGCACCTCGCGCAACACCAGAAGCTACACCTGTGTTAG